The nucleotide sequence TCCTATAAAGTGGACAATGTAACAGCATACGAGTTTACCTCAAAAGCAACTGATAAGAACGTTGAAGAGCAGTACAGGGTTGTATTGCTTGAAAAAAAAGGTTTTATTTATATGATTGCCTGTGGAACACGTTCTCCAACTTACCAGGGAGATAAATCACAGAGTTTTGACATGATAATAAATAGTTTCCAGATAACTGATTAGCCCAGATTAAATGATTTTGTCAATATAAAAGGAAAAAATATATTAGTCTGTTTTTTAGATGAAGTTACATAGAAAAAAAGAGGAAGTTAATTGAAAATCCAATTAAGAAAAAGGGAACCTAAAAAACGGCTTGTTGATTTTCGATACAAAAAAGAGGCGTTAGCTATCGCTATAGCCGTATTAGTAACCATCTTAGTCCTCATACTAACTAGCGGAGGCCCTGAAACCCCCGCTGTTACTAAAACACCCGTAAGCAAGGCCCCAGATATAAAAACCAAAATTTATTCAGCAGGGGACATTTACCTTGAATATCCAGAGACATGGAAAATCACAACCGACGAAATAAATAACAATAACATGCAGTTAGTGATTCAAGACCCCTCTTCAGTAGGCAATCCTGACAGTACAAAAGTTGCAGGTTTTACGGTGTTTAAAGTAGAAAAGGATCCATATCAAACCCTTGAACAGCGCAAAGAATCATTTATCCAAAGTATAAGAGAATCAGGTGCAAATATCAATTTAATATCATCAAACAATACGAATCTTAATGGAATAAATGCGGTTGAGGCAATATATGAAGGTACAGGACCAAAAAACGAGCAGATACAGCTTAAAGTAATTTACTTCGAGCAAAA is from Methanobacterium sp. and encodes:
- a CDS encoding PsbP-related protein; this encodes MKIQLRKREPKKRLVDFRYKKEALAIAIAVLVTILVLILTSGGPETPAVTKTPVSKAPDIKTKIYSAGDIYLEYPETWKITTDEINNNNMQLVIQDPSSVGNPDSTKVAGFTVFKVEKDPYQTLEQRKESFIQSIRESGANINLISSNNTNLNGINAVEAIYEGTGPKNEQIQLKVIYFEQNNLVYILAFLTRGMNLQSQKANFDVVINSFKLQ